The Erpetoichthys calabaricus chromosome 5, fErpCal1.3, whole genome shotgun sequence genome has a segment encoding these proteins:
- the LOC114651954 gene encoding general transcription factor IIE subunit 1-like, which yields MATAEQEAPSEVPAALKRLAKYIVRGFYDLEHFLTLDLLIRFSCIKEDDLLLLLKFEKKQLRSVLATLKADKIIKSRMRVETTEDGKSTRHSFYYINYKVLVDVVKYRLDLVRRRIESDERESSNRASFRCPVCSSTFSDLEVNHLFDPGTGEFRCIYCCAEVQEDASALPKQDSRTLLAKFNEQIEPIYLLLREIEDVVLPFELLEPEPTEISGLMLSMDHMQPSSVKNRPEKWSKNRSVFNMYEQEVVVSLNDSTSEKVQHVQKVAKECPIWMTQSTVEEAPVETSERQTAGAYDENGNPSEPVNEVIQTLLIHEKKSVSNKVKAPNMRLRDSSESDTSESEEESLQSTSQSMKSMCTNLDEAEVDDETPMVLVAGQPHLYSEVSEHPELVSFMTPEEKETYIQIGKTMFQAMYD from the exons ATGGCGACGGCCGAGCAGGAGGCGCCTAGTGAGGTGCCAGCAGCCCTCAAACGGCTCGCCAAATACATCGTACGGGGCTTTTACGATCTGGAGCACTTCCTCACATTGGACCTGCTTATCCGATTTTCGTGCATTAAAGAGGACGACCTGTTGCTGCTGCTCAAGTTTGAGAAGAAGCAGTTGCGCTCGGTCCTCGCCACGCTGAAGgcggacaaaattatcaaaagcCGCATGCGAGTGGAGACGACGGAGGACGGCAAATCGACCCGCCATAGCTTCTACTACATAAATTACAAAGTGCTGGTAGATGTAGTCAAGTACCGGCTCGACCTGGTGCGCCGGAGGATTGAGAGCGACGAGAGGGAATCCAGCAATCGCGCGTCATTCCGGTGTCCAGTGTGCTCCAGCACCTTCTCAGACCTGGAAGTGAACCACTTGTTCGATCCCGGCACTG GAGAATTTCGCTGTATCTATTGCTGTGCTGAAGTTCAAGAAGATGCTTCAGCTTTGCCAAAACAAGACTCGAGGACACTACTTGCTAAGTTCAATGAACAGATTGAACCTATTTACCTGCTTCTTCGTGAAATTGAGGATGTTGTTCTTCCTTTTGAGCTGCTTGAGCCAGAGCCAACTGAAATATCTGGACTAATGTTAAG CATGGATCACATGCAGCCATCTTCTGTGAAGAACCGTCCTGAAAAGTGGTCCAAGAATCGGTCAGTTTTTAACATGTATGAACAGGAGGTAGTGGTAAGTTTAAATGACTCCACATCTGAAAAAGTGCAGCACGTGCAGAAGGTTGCTAAAGAGTGTCCCATTTGGATGACGCAAAGCACAGTGGAGGAAGCCCCAGTTGAGACTTCAGAAAGACAAACTG CTGGAGCATATGATGAAAATGGAAATCCATCAGAGCCTGTAAATGAAGTGATACAAACCCTTTTAATTCATGAGAAGAAATCTGTGAGCAACAAAGTAAAGGCTCCAAACATGAGACTAAGGGACTCCTCTGAAAGTGACACTAGCGAATCAGAAGAGGAGTCCCTGCAGAGCACTTCACAGAGTATGAAATCCATGTGCACTAACCTGGATGAGGCAGAAGTGGATGACGAGACACCAATGGTGCTTGTTGCTGGTCAGCCACACTTATACAGTGAAGTCAGTGAGCATCCTGAACTGGTTTCATTTATGACTccagaggaaaaagaaacctATATTCAGATTGGAAAAACCATGTTCCAAGCTATGTATGACTAG